Proteins from a single region of Chloroflexota bacterium:
- a CDS encoding F0F1 ATP synthase subunit epsilon, producing the protein MASLRIEIITAERVVLTAEAVASVRAPASEGVVGILPRHAPLMTALAPGELIMRKGEEEESFFVTGGFLEVRDNRVAVLADASERAEEIDVERAEEARQRAEEALSEKREGAELAAAEAAMRRALIRLRIAQQARRRRGSSQAR; encoded by the coding sequence ATGGCATCGCTTCGCATTGAGATCATAACCGCCGAGCGTGTAGTTCTCACGGCGGAGGCAGTTGCTTCCGTGCGGGCTCCGGCATCGGAAGGCGTGGTAGGAATCTTGCCGCGCCACGCGCCGCTTATGACTGCCTTGGCCCCTGGTGAACTCATAATGCGCAAGGGTGAGGAGGAAGAATCCTTCTTTGTAACGGGAGGATTCTTGGAAGTACGGGACAATCGGGTAGCAGTCCTGGCAGATGCCTCTGAACGTGCCGAAGAGATTGATGTCGAACGCGCAGAAGAGGCGCGTCAGCGCGCCGAAGAAGCCCTCAGCGAAAAGCGTGAAGGTGCGGAACTCGCAGCCGCTGAGGCAGCCATGCGGCGTGCGCTAATTCGTCTGCGTATAGCGCAACAAGCGCGACGCAGGCGCGGTTCTTCTCAGGCGCGATGA
- the atpD gene encoding F0F1 ATP synthase subunit beta — MAVEAQANAKGRVVQVLGPVVDVEFPTDNLPTIHNAIELQTPDGSRLVLEVEQHLGNDWVRCVAMGPTEGLRRGVEVIDTGAPIQVPVGEQTLGRIFNVIGEVVDGGDPVETTDTYPIHRSSPDLEEQSIEAEIFETGLKVVDLVCPFRRGGKIAVFGGAGVGKTVIIMELIRNAAAEHQGYSVFCGVGERTREGNDLWNEMREAGVLDKTVMVFGQMNEPPGARLRVGLTGLTVAEYFRDSQGLDLLLFIDNIFRFTQAGSEVSAMLGRMPSAVGYQPTLATEMGQLQERITSTKRGAITSLQAVYVPADDYTDPAPVTTFAHLDASIRLERAISERGIYPAIDPLGSTSRVLDPTVVGEEHYQVARQVQQVLQRYQDLQDIIAILGVEELSEEDKLTVARARRMERFLSQPMFVAEAFTGMPGKYVTIAETVRGFKEILEGKHDDLPEQAFYMTGTIDEAVENAEQMQQES; from the coding sequence ATGGCAGTAGAAGCGCAAGCCAATGCAAAAGGCCGCGTTGTCCAGGTACTTGGGCCGGTAGTTGACGTAGAGTTTCCAACGGACAACCTCCCCACCATCCACAATGCGATCGAACTGCAGACACCGGATGGCAGTCGGCTCGTGCTGGAAGTGGAACAGCACCTCGGCAATGACTGGGTTCGCTGTGTTGCCATGGGTCCCACGGAAGGTCTCCGCCGCGGTGTGGAAGTCATTGACACCGGAGCGCCGATTCAGGTGCCGGTCGGCGAACAGACACTGGGACGCATCTTCAACGTCATCGGCGAAGTGGTAGACGGCGGCGATCCGGTTGAAACTACGGATACCTACCCAATTCACCGCAGTTCGCCCGACCTCGAAGAGCAGAGCATCGAGGCTGAGATTTTCGAGACCGGCTTGAAAGTGGTTGACTTGGTCTGCCCCTTCCGTCGGGGCGGCAAGATCGCGGTCTTTGGCGGCGCCGGTGTCGGCAAAACGGTCATCATCATGGAATTGATCCGCAACGCCGCTGCCGAGCACCAAGGCTACTCAGTGTTCTGCGGAGTTGGCGAGCGCACGCGCGAAGGCAACGACCTTTGGAACGAAATGCGCGAAGCTGGGGTGCTGGATAAGACGGTGATGGTATTCGGCCAGATGAACGAGCCCCCGGGCGCGCGCCTGCGCGTCGGCTTGACCGGCCTTACCGTTGCCGAGTATTTCCGCGATAGCCAGGGCTTGGACTTGCTGCTTTTCATCGACAACATCTTCCGTTTTACGCAAGCGGGCTCGGAAGTCTCCGCTATGCTGGGACGCATGCCTTCGGCGGTGGGATACCAACCAACGTTGGCGACGGAGATGGGTCAGCTCCAAGAGCGCATTACCTCAACCAAACGGGGCGCCATTACCAGCCTGCAAGCGGTGTACGTGCCGGCTGACGACTATACGGACCCGGCGCCGGTTACGACCTTCGCCCACCTGGACGCCTCTATCCGCCTTGAGCGTGCTATATCCGAGCGCGGCATTTACCCCGCCATCGATCCCCTCGGCTCCACGTCGCGGGTGCTCGACCCGACGGTGGTTGGCGAAGAACACTACCAAGTGGCACGCCAGGTACAGCAAGTGCTGCAGCGCTACCAGGACTTGCAGGACATCATTGCAATTCTCGGCGTTGAGGAGCTCTCCGAAGAAGACAAGCTCACCGTGGCGCGGGCACGCCGCATGGAGCGATTCTTGTCACAGCCAATGTTCGTGGCAGAAGCCTTCACAGGCATGCCGGGCAAGTACGTGACGATTGCAGAGACTGTGCGGGGCTTCAAGGAAATTTTGGAGGGCAAGCATGACGACTTACCCGAGCAAGCCTTCTATATGACTGGTACCATTGACGAAGCAGTTGAAAACGCTGAACAGATGCAGCAAGAGTCCTAG
- the atpG gene encoding ATP synthase F1 subunit gamma, with the protein MPSIRQLRRRIRGVQNTRQITRAMELVASSRLRRAQERVLASRPYAERIRSVIDNLAAVSGAQELHPLLQVRPVSHAALILFTTSRGLCGSLNSNMVRSVVRFILDRGVSVDIIAVGTKGPALLRSVGLSNAVSAQYQDLGNYPNLADILPMSRSTIEGFTSKKYDEVYVGFSQFVNLMRQEPTLARILPITPEELDPSEISAFHQVDYIYEPSPDDVLSTLLPRFIEAQIYRALLENIASEHSARMIAMRNATENAEEILQDLTLTYNKVRQTAITNEVIEIATAAKAIAGV; encoded by the coding sequence GTGCCGAGCATCCGTCAACTGCGGCGGCGCATTCGAGGCGTTCAGAATACGCGTCAGATTACGCGCGCGATGGAGCTCGTGGCGTCGAGCAGGCTGCGGCGTGCGCAAGAGAGGGTACTCGCCTCGCGGCCCTATGCGGAGCGAATTCGATCGGTCATCGACAACCTCGCCGCGGTAAGCGGGGCGCAGGAACTCCACCCATTACTTCAAGTTCGCCCCGTTTCCCACGCTGCATTGATTCTCTTTACCACCAGCCGGGGATTGTGCGGCAGTCTCAATTCCAATATGGTCCGCTCGGTGGTGCGCTTTATCCTCGATCGCGGCGTTTCCGTTGACATTATCGCTGTGGGGACTAAAGGCCCGGCTTTGCTAAGATCTGTGGGTCTCAGTAACGCGGTGTCCGCCCAATATCAAGACTTGGGCAACTATCCCAACTTGGCGGACATTCTGCCGATGTCCCGCAGCACAATCGAAGGCTTCACGAGCAAGAAGTATGACGAAGTCTATGTAGGTTTTTCCCAATTCGTAAACTTGATGCGGCAGGAGCCGACCTTGGCACGCATTCTGCCAATCACCCCTGAGGAGCTCGATCCCAGCGAGATCAGTGCATTCCATCAGGTGGACTACATCTATGAGCCAAGTCCTGACGACGTACTCTCTACGCTCTTGCCTCGGTTCATCGAGGCCCAGATCTACCGTGCGCTCCTGGAGAACATTGCAAGCGAGCACAGCGCGCGTATGATCGCGATGCGCAACGCTACCGAAAATGCGGAGGAAATCCTGCAGGACCTGACGCTCACCTATAACAAGGTACGTCAGACCGCGATCACGAACGAGGTCATAGAAATTGCGACGGCAGCGAAAGCCATTGCCGGCGTATAG
- the atpA gene encoding F0F1 ATP synthase subunit alpha yields the protein MSIKSEDIASALRQQIEAFDRPSEAVDVGTVVEAGDGIARIFGLSGVMSSEILEFSNGVFGLALNLEEDTVGAVIMGPYEEIKEGDEVRGTGRVMSVPIGPELAGRVVNSLGQPVDGKGPINTTETSVIEKVAPGVVTRKSVNVPLQTGIKAIDSMIPIGRGQRELIIGDRQTGKTAIALDTIINQKGKDVVCIYVAIGQKESDIANVMTILDRNGAMDHTIIVAAGASDPAALLYLSPFAGCTMGEYFRDRGQDALVIYDDLSKHAWAYRQVSLLLRRPPGREAYPGDVFYLHSRLLERASCLNEDHGGGTLTALPIIETQAGDVSAYIPTNVISITDGQIYLEPDLFYAGQRPAVNAGISVSRVGGDAQIKAMKQVAGRLRLDMAQYRELAAFAQIGSDLDRVTRQQLERGQRAMEILKQPQYVPLSVENQVISIFALNAGELDDVAVNDIDRFVTELLQHISASHREVADEIRESQALPEEVEEKLTAAISQFKQDVFQPSVQSGAA from the coding sequence TTGAGCATCAAGTCTGAGGATATTGCCTCCGCACTTCGCCAACAGATTGAAGCGTTCGATCGCCCGAGCGAGGCGGTTGACGTCGGCACCGTGGTTGAAGCGGGAGACGGCATTGCTCGTATCTTCGGCCTTTCCGGAGTTATGAGCAGTGAAATCTTGGAGTTCTCCAACGGAGTCTTTGGTCTCGCATTGAATTTGGAAGAAGACACCGTCGGTGCGGTCATCATGGGCCCTTACGAGGAGATCAAAGAGGGTGACGAGGTGCGAGGCACCGGACGCGTTATGTCCGTCCCTATCGGACCTGAACTCGCCGGACGGGTGGTCAATTCGCTAGGTCAACCCGTGGACGGCAAAGGGCCGATCAATACGACAGAGACAAGCGTGATTGAAAAAGTGGCCCCCGGTGTCGTCACGCGAAAAAGCGTGAATGTCCCGTTGCAGACTGGAATCAAGGCCATCGACTCAATGATTCCCATTGGCCGCGGCCAGCGCGAACTTATCATCGGCGACCGTCAGACCGGAAAGACGGCGATTGCGCTGGATACAATCATTAACCAAAAGGGCAAGGATGTAGTCTGCATTTATGTCGCCATCGGTCAGAAAGAGTCAGACATCGCCAACGTCATGACGATTCTCGACCGCAACGGCGCAATGGACCACACCATCATTGTAGCCGCAGGGGCGTCCGATCCCGCGGCTCTGCTCTATCTCTCTCCATTCGCCGGGTGCACTATGGGCGAGTATTTCCGAGATAGAGGCCAGGACGCCCTGGTCATCTACGACGACCTCAGCAAGCATGCCTGGGCATATCGACAGGTATCCCTGTTGCTGCGCCGCCCACCCGGCCGTGAGGCCTATCCCGGCGACGTCTTCTATCTCCACTCGCGCTTACTGGAACGGGCTTCCTGTCTCAATGAAGACCATGGCGGCGGCACGCTGACCGCACTACCCATCATCGAGACTCAAGCCGGGGACGTATCTGCGTACATCCCCACAAATGTGATTTCGATTACGGATGGGCAGATATACCTTGAGCCGGACCTCTTCTATGCCGGCCAGCGGCCGGCCGTGAATGCCGGTATCTCGGTTTCACGCGTCGGTGGAGATGCGCAGATCAAGGCGATGAAACAGGTGGCCGGAAGGCTGCGCTTGGACATGGCGCAGTACCGTGAACTCGCCGCTTTCGCGCAAATCGGCTCGGACCTCGACCGTGTTACACGGCAGCAACTCGAACGTGGACAACGGGCGATGGAAATTTTGAAACAGCCTCAGTACGTCCCACTGTCTGTTGAAAACCAGGTAATCAGCATTTTTGCCCTGAATGCCGGTGAGTTGGACGACGTTGCTGTAAATGACATCGACCGCTTTGTCACCGAATTGCTGCAACATATCTCTGCCAGCCACCGCGAGGTAGCGGATGAGATAAGGGAATCCCAAGCCCTCCCTGAAGAGGTTGAAGAGAAATTGACGGCAGCAATCAGTCAATTCAAGCAGGATGTTTTCCAGCCTTCCGTGCAGTCAGGAGCAGCGTAA
- the atpH gene encoding ATP synthase F1 subunit delta, with amino-acid sequence MSSATNVRRYSRGVLDFARKTNTLDQWRRDMTALLAIGEDRTIRHFLEDPRLSLGERMDAVQRSIGGHLSAAGQELLRILIEDRAVRSLSQLARQVLREADRIEGIARVHVTSAAPLTEDLRQQLKNSLGRDGRSVHLEETVDPAIVGGLILREEDRLQDLSVRASLRAMEEQLARVI; translated from the coding sequence GTGAGCAGCGCTACCAATGTCCGCCGCTACAGCCGCGGTGTGCTGGACTTCGCGCGAAAGACGAATACCCTCGACCAATGGCGGCGTGACATGACGGCTCTCCTGGCGATTGGCGAGGACCGCACCATACGGCACTTCTTGGAAGACCCGCGCCTGTCTTTGGGGGAGCGGATGGATGCTGTGCAACGTTCAATTGGCGGCCATCTGTCTGCCGCCGGTCAGGAGCTGTTGAGAATTCTCATTGAGGATCGCGCGGTGCGCAGTCTATCGCAGCTAGCTCGACAGGTGTTGCGAGAAGCGGACCGAATTGAAGGAATAGCGCGCGTACACGTGACCAGCGCGGCACCACTGACGGAGGACTTGCGACAGCAACTCAAGAATTCGCTGGGCAGAGATGGCCGCAGCGTGCATTTGGAGGAAACAGTAGATCCCGCCATTGTTGGCGGACTTATACTACGCGAAGAAGACCGCCTGCAAGACCTTAGCGTCCGAGCGTCGCTAAGGGCGATGGAAGAGCAACTGGCGCGTGTAATCTAG
- the atpF gene encoding F0F1 ATP synthase subunit B, whose protein sequence is MGELGINPFYLAFQIINFLLLVFLLHRLLYRPVLNMLDQRKERIREGQEAAERARSEAENLREEYERQLEESRAHARKIIDDATAAAERLRDESVANAQQEAQRILERGQEELRAEIGHARRELRQEVASLSVAVAGKLIQESFDSEKDRQLTARLVADLEESS, encoded by the coding sequence ATGGGCGAGCTTGGGATCAACCCGTTCTATCTCGCCTTCCAGATCATCAACTTTCTGCTTCTCGTCTTTCTGCTGCACCGTCTGCTTTACCGCCCCGTGCTAAACATGCTCGATCAGCGGAAGGAGCGTATCCGCGAGGGCCAAGAGGCAGCGGAACGTGCGCGCAGTGAGGCAGAGAATCTCCGCGAAGAGTATGAGCGCCAGCTTGAAGAGTCGCGCGCTCATGCGCGCAAGATCATCGATGACGCGACGGCGGCGGCTGAGCGCTTACGCGATGAAAGCGTCGCCAATGCTCAGCAGGAAGCGCAGCGCATTCTGGAGAGAGGCCAAGAAGAACTCCGTGCTGAAATTGGGCACGCTCGCCGTGAATTGCGCCAAGAGGTTGCGTCGCTCTCTGTCGCTGTGGCCGGAAAGCTCATTCAAGAGAGTTTCGATTCAGAGAAGGACCGCCAACTCACGGCCCGCCTCGTTGCAGATTTGGAAGAGTCGTCGTGA
- the atpE gene encoding ATP synthase F0 subunit C, with protein sequence MDPETAAKLAAGIAMGVGAIGPGLGIGIAVRGAMEAIGRNPEAANDVRNTLIIGAGLAEAIAIYSLLTAILLIFLG encoded by the coding sequence ATGGATCCGGAAACTGCTGCAAAGTTGGCTGCGGGTATCGCAATGGGCGTCGGAGCTATTGGTCCGGGCTTGGGCATCGGAATTGCGGTGCGCGGCGCTATGGAGGCAATTGGTCGCAATCCAGAAGCCGCGAATGACGTTCGCAACACCCTTATCATTGGTGCGGGCCTCGCCGAGGCGATTGCAATCTACTCGTTGCTAACGGCGATCCTGCTTATTTTCCTAGGGTAA
- the atpB gene encoding F0F1 ATP synthase subunit A, which yields MDFLEIIGFKGLHISLAAEPLFHIGPITITNTIFTAWIVMALLVIASILATRNMQLVPSGLQNFAEAIVGMLYEIVEGVVGARARIVFPIIATFFIYIVVANWMGLLPGFNSIGVWGDDGKGHEIFIPIFRAANSDLNMTIGMALIAFILIHSAGLIVHKPLGYLKHLAGPLPILILINIAIESFVPVSLSVRLFGNIFAGEVLLLVMRIPLVGAAFMVLEVLFGLIQALIFTMLTLIFLGLAMSGEHEHEEAHS from the coding sequence ATGGATTTCCTGGAAATCATTGGCTTCAAAGGACTGCACATTTCGCTGGCTGCGGAACCCCTGTTTCACATAGGCCCTATTACAATCACCAACACCATCTTTACCGCCTGGATCGTCATGGCGCTGCTGGTGATTGCCTCCATCCTTGCCACGCGTAACATGCAATTGGTCCCGAGCGGCCTACAGAATTTTGCCGAAGCCATTGTCGGCATGCTCTACGAAATTGTTGAGGGCGTCGTCGGTGCCCGCGCCCGCATCGTATTTCCTATCATTGCGACGTTCTTCATCTACATTGTTGTTGCGAACTGGATGGGACTCTTGCCAGGCTTCAACAGCATTGGCGTTTGGGGAGACGACGGCAAGGGGCACGAGATTTTCATACCGATCTTTCGAGCTGCCAACAGCGACCTCAATATGACAATCGGTATGGCGTTGATCGCTTTCATTCTCATCCACTCCGCGGGACTAATCGTTCACAAGCCACTGGGATACCTAAAGCACCTGGCAGGCCCCCTGCCAATACTGATCCTGATAAACATTGCGATCGAATCTTTTGTGCCGGTGTCGCTCTCAGTCCGTCTTTTTGGCAATATCTTTGCTGGAGAAGTCTTGCTCTTGGTGATGCGCATACCGTTGGTAGGAGCCGCTTTCATGGTCTTGGAGGTTCTCTTCGGACTAATCCAAGCGCTCATCTTCACCATGCTCACACTAATCTTCCTTGGACTGGCCATGAGCGGTGAACATGAACACGAGGAAGCGCATTCCTAG
- a CDS encoding AtpZ/AtpI family protein, which yields MPPQPKKRIEIGPLRAGMFALQFGFVVGAFVLGGVWAGNYLDERFGTGPLLVLVGMLIGLLLSFGTLYQLFRLQV from the coding sequence ATGCCGCCCCAGCCCAAGAAGCGCATCGAGATAGGGCCGCTGCGAGCGGGAATGTTCGCGCTCCAATTCGGCTTTGTAGTGGGCGCATTTGTGCTCGGTGGTGTTTGGGCCGGCAACTATCTTGACGAACGGTTCGGCACGGGTCCGTTGCTGGTTCTCGTAGGTATGTTAATCGGGTTATTGTTGAGCTTTGGTACGCTCTACCAGCTCTTTCGATTGCAGGTGTAG
- a CDS encoding Gfo/Idh/MocA family oxidoreductase has product MTAPPRIGILGIGQRGLQHLAALWRLQEEGVAQVAALGDMHEPNLVEEKIRRHVPDYRQESVRRYTSLDTLQAAEELEALYVCIPPNRHNGEVVCAAERGLNLFVEKPMSLDLQEAHAMDVAIERNNVIAAVGFQERYDAWHAAMHEYLRGKRIVMATMVHTGSVESHNAKHTPTEDLGGPASRVWTAFQDWSGSSVVEAGIHQTDLMRYWCGEIDSVQAHYVPRDSALAAIEGDNPTAYSVTYTFANGAVGHLIMSRLARVFYQESYMHVLWDHGHLSLEPQGPVAYFHDGAYTPRTPPSAEVLRHRLPAGNRGDATLEANRAFVRAVAQGDPSYIRSPFSDAMYSLAAVLGANVSAGRDGASVSIQDLLTRAR; this is encoded by the coding sequence GTGACCGCACCACCTCGGATCGGCATTCTTGGCATCGGTCAGCGCGGATTGCAACACCTGGCAGCGCTTTGGCGTTTGCAGGAAGAGGGAGTGGCTCAGGTCGCCGCGCTCGGGGACATGCACGAACCCAATCTGGTGGAAGAGAAGATCCGCCGTCATGTTCCTGATTATCGACAGGAGAGTGTCCGCCGCTACACTTCCTTAGACACGCTCCAGGCAGCAGAGGAACTAGAGGCGCTCTACGTGTGCATTCCACCTAACCGCCACAACGGCGAGGTGGTGTGCGCCGCGGAACGGGGCCTCAACCTCTTTGTGGAAAAGCCCATGAGTCTCGACCTCCAAGAAGCGCACGCCATGGATGTTGCCATTGAACGCAACAACGTCATTGCTGCAGTTGGCTTTCAGGAGCGCTACGATGCCTGGCATGCCGCAATGCACGAGTATCTGCGAGGCAAGCGCATCGTCATGGCAACCATGGTTCACACGGGAAGCGTGGAAAGCCATAACGCGAAGCACACACCGACCGAAGACCTTGGCGGACCGGCGAGCCGGGTTTGGACTGCCTTTCAAGATTGGTCCGGCAGTTCGGTCGTCGAAGCCGGCATTCACCAGACTGATTTGATGCGTTACTGGTGCGGTGAGATTGACAGCGTACAAGCTCATTACGTGCCACGGGACTCCGCACTTGCCGCTATTGAAGGCGACAATCCGACAGCCTATAGCGTGACGTACACATTTGCCAATGGGGCTGTGGGACACCTAATTATGTCGCGTTTGGCCCGAGTCTTCTATCAGGAAAGCTACATGCACGTGCTGTGGGACCACGGCCATCTGAGCCTGGAGCCCCAAGGACCGGTCGCCTACTTTCATGACGGAGCGTACACTCCTCGCACGCCGCCATCAGCCGAAGTACTGCGGCATCGATTGCCCGCAGGCAATCGCGGCGACGCCACGCTTGAAGCCAACCGCGCATTCGTTAGAGCGGTAGCGCAGGGCGACCCGTCATACATTCGCAGTCCCTTTAGCGATGCGATGTACAGTCTGGCTGCCGTGCTCGGCGCAAATGTCTCAGCCGGTCGAGACGGAGCTTCAGTTTCCATACAAGACCTACTGACACGCGCTCGCTGA
- a CDS encoding SDR family oxidoreductase, translated as MFDLSGQVAIVTGGALGIGGATARRLAADGGKVLIADINEEAARENASGIREAGGEAEVVLADVGDHADIVKTIDRAVEHWGRVDILVNNAYSPTSAQDTSILETTEEAWDSGLAVMAKALFLASKYAVPHIEKNGGGNIINISSVHGLLQSPGFLVYEASKSAVIGMTRQMAIDLGPRGIRVNAICPGHIVTENIQARMWEDNPSGYAFFEEQYPLRRCGKPEEIASAIAFLCSAQASFITGHALVVDGGLSIQLQENLGVRLAHYMQENPDTQLPY; from the coding sequence ATGTTTGACTTGTCGGGACAAGTAGCCATAGTGACGGGGGGCGCATTGGGAATCGGTGGCGCTACCGCGCGACGGCTGGCCGCCGACGGCGGAAAGGTCCTCATTGCTGACATCAACGAGGAAGCGGCAAGGGAGAATGCCTCCGGCATTCGTGAGGCGGGCGGTGAGGCTGAAGTTGTGTTGGCAGATGTGGGTGACCACGCCGACATCGTCAAAACCATCGACAGGGCCGTGGAGCATTGGGGACGGGTGGATATTCTTGTGAATAACGCGTACTCCCCGACGTCGGCCCAAGACACGAGCATTCTCGAGACGACAGAAGAAGCCTGGGATTCCGGCTTAGCGGTAATGGCCAAAGCCCTCTTCCTCGCCAGCAAGTACGCAGTTCCGCACATTGAGAAGAATGGGGGCGGCAACATCATCAATATCTCGTCCGTGCATGGCCTCTTACAATCGCCCGGCTTTCTCGTCTACGAAGCGAGCAAGAGTGCAGTGATCGGCATGACACGTCAGATGGCAATTGATCTCGGCCCGCGTGGCATTCGCGTGAACGCTATCTGCCCGGGCCACATTGTCACCGAGAATATCCAGGCCCGCATGTGGGAGGACAATCCAAGCGGCTACGCGTTCTTTGAAGAGCAGTACCCCCTGCGGCGCTGCGGGAAGCCGGAGGAAATTGCCAGCGCAATCGCGTTCCTCTGCTCGGCACAGGCGAGTTTCATTACGGGTCACGCCCTGGTAGTTGACGGTGGTCTCAGCATTCAGTTGCAGGAGAATCTCGGTGTTCGCCTCGCACACTACATGCAAGAGAATCCAGACACCCAACTCCCTTACTGA
- a CDS encoding C-terminal binding protein translates to MRYRVLITDYVWPALDRERTVLEPLGVELVPSPSGDEETLVQLAAGVDGIMTCFASVTPAVVRATDQLRVIARYGIGVDNIAVDVATGRDVVVTNVPDYCVEEVAEHTLALLFACARRLTRYDRAVRAENWNSKVGMPLFRIHGKTLGIVGFGQTGRRVAAKAHALGLRVLAYSPHLTSGDAQRAGCRAVSLPDLLKECDFVSLHLPLTPETTLMFDRERFRLMKPGAIFINTSRGGLVESAALAEALGAGHIAAAGVDVLPQEPPDPSDPLLKQENLIVSPHVAFYSEESLAALQTRTAQAVAQVLQANMPESVVNPEVLARVTLQQSASD, encoded by the coding sequence ATGCGCTACCGCGTTCTCATCACCGATTACGTTTGGCCCGCGCTGGACAGAGAGCGAACAGTCCTCGAGCCGCTTGGCGTCGAGTTGGTCCCATCACCAAGTGGTGATGAAGAGACTTTGGTACAACTTGCCGCTGGCGTTGACGGCATCATGACGTGTTTTGCCTCCGTCACACCTGCAGTCGTGCGCGCTACAGATCAGCTCAGAGTCATAGCGCGGTACGGCATCGGCGTAGACAACATTGCTGTGGACGTAGCCACGGGCCGCGACGTAGTAGTAACGAATGTGCCGGACTACTGTGTGGAGGAAGTAGCAGAACACACGCTTGCCCTCCTCTTCGCCTGCGCCCGGCGACTAACCCGCTACGATAGAGCGGTGCGCGCAGAGAATTGGAATAGCAAAGTGGGCATGCCGCTCTTCCGCATCCATGGCAAGACATTGGGTATTGTCGGCTTTGGACAGACCGGCCGCCGGGTGGCGGCCAAAGCGCACGCTCTGGGACTGCGGGTGCTTGCGTACAGCCCTCATTTGACGTCTGGGGATGCCCAACGAGCAGGCTGCCGCGCAGTCAGCTTGCCAGACTTGCTGAAAGAGTGTGACTTTGTCAGCTTGCATCTTCCTCTCACACCTGAAACCACGCTCATGTTCGATCGGGAGCGATTCCGCCTCATGAAACCTGGCGCGATCTTCATCAATACCTCCCGCGGCGGCTTGGTCGAGAGTGCTGCCTTGGCAGAGGCGCTTGGTGCCGGGCACATTGCCGCTGCCGGAGTCGACGTGCTTCCCCAGGAACCGCCTGACCCGAGCGACCCGCTCCTCAAACAGGAGAACCTGATCGTCTCTCCCCACGTCGCCTTCTATAGTGAGGAGTCGCTTGCGGCTCTGCAGACGCGCACAGCCCAGGCAGTCGCCCAGGTACTGCAAGCGAATATGCCGGAAAGTGTCGTCAATCCGGAGGTCTTGGCGCGCGTAACGCTACAACAATCTGCAAGCGATTAG
- a CDS encoding MraY family glycosyltransferase: protein MQWLDQPGVGRVHKRPVPRIGGLAIFAAFAGILLATVWLREDLSLDPKILGLLLGAGLITLVMFIDDVRGLPPLPKFIAQVAAAGIAVFFGIFIEFVRDPFGGNISFLSGIATYMDGHIFFPYWLSVFITLFWIVGMMNAINFVDGYDGLAGGLSFIGAGVLFFLSMSLQQFSLAFLPLILAGAILGFLPFNVYRARIIMGDSGAHFLGFALGTIAIIGGAKLATTLLIFGVPAIDVAWSIIRRTLRGGRFYQRDTSHLHHRLSELGLPPLGIALVYWSLAAAFGAIALLLPTPLQKIYALGILGVIVAALLIVLARSGKSK from the coding sequence ATGCAATGGTTGGATCAGCCTGGCGTAGGGAGGGTGCACAAGAGGCCGGTTCCACGGATTGGCGGTCTCGCCATCTTTGCGGCATTTGCCGGCATCTTACTTGCAACGGTGTGGCTGCGCGAGGATCTGTCGTTAGACCCGAAGATCCTGGGTCTTCTGCTGGGCGCCGGCTTGATTACGCTCGTCATGTTCATTGATGACGTTCGCGGCCTACCACCCCTTCCCAAATTCATCGCGCAGGTTGCCGCGGCCGGTATAGCTGTCTTTTTCGGGATTTTCATTGAATTCGTCCGCGATCCATTCGGTGGAAACATCTCCTTCTTGAGTGGCATTGCTACCTACATGGACGGCCACATTTTCTTTCCTTATTGGCTGTCGGTGTTCATCACGCTCTTTTGGATTGTAGGCATGATGAATGCTATAAATTTCGTAGACGGCTATGACGGACTGGCCGGAGGGCTCTCGTTCATTGGGGCGGGAGTGCTCTTTTTCCTCAGTATGTCGTTGCAGCAATTCAGCTTAGCGTTTCTGCCGCTCATCCTCGCCGGAGCGATCCTCGGCTTTCTTCCCTTCAATGTCTATCGTGCGCGCATCATCATGGGCGACAGCGGGGCCCATTTCCTCGGTTTCGCCCTAGGCACTATAGCCATCATTGGTGGAGCAAAACTAGCCACGACATTACTGATCTTTGGGGTACCCGCCATTGACGTGGCGTGGTCTATTATTCGCCGTACATTGCGAGGCGGCCGCTTCTACCAACGGGATACGAGCCACTTGCATCATCGCCTGTCGGAACTAGGGCTGCCTCCCCTTGGCATTGCGCTCGTCTACTGGTCGCTGGCGGCCGCTTTTGGCGCGATAGCGTTATTGCTGCCCACGCCGCTGCAGAAGATCTACGCGTTGGGCATTCTTGGTGTCATCGTTGCTGCTTTGCTCATAGTTCTTGCGCGCAGTGGCAAGTCCAAATAG